DNA from Microvirga ossetica:
TGCGCCGCAGCCAGGGTGCGGGAATTGACCTGATCGATGCGATGCCGTCCGAGGCTGATGAAAGCTGGCTCTATCGCTTCGAGGCTGGCCACTCACGTGTGATCTACGTGGCGTCCGAACCGTCGGGTCACTGGACGGAGCGGTGCATCCGCCATGCGGACCACGTCATATTCGTCGCCCGCCCCGGCGAGCCCCTGGCCTGCGATGCCGAGGCGCTGCTGCGTACCGCATCATCCTGGCGAAGGCACGATCTCGTTCTGCTACAGGAGCCGGATGCGAGCCGTCCCGCGCCGGCGCATCCATCGCTCGACGGACTTCCCATCGATCAGCGCCTCCAGCTTCGTGAGAACAATCTGTCAGACTTGCAGCGGCTCATCCGCACCTCGAGCGGGCAGGCCGTCGGTCTCGTCCTGGCCGGCGGCGGTGCGCGGGGCTTTGCCCATCTCGGTGCCATCCAGGCGCTGCGGGAATACGAAATCCCCATCGATCTGGTCGGAGGGACCAGCATCGGGGCTCTCATGGCAGCCACCTGCGCCATTCAGATCGGTATCGACGAGGCGAAGGCTCTCATGCGCGAAGCTTTCGTGACGCGGCCGCCCCTGAACGACTACACCCTGCCTCTCGTCGCGCTGGTGCGCGGCCTCAAGGTCGATGCGCGCCTGGTCGCGCATTTCGGCGAGCGGAACATCGAGGATCTCTGGCTGCCCTTCTTCTGCGTCTCCTCCAACCTGACGACGGGGACGACCCATGTGCATCGGAAGGGGGCCTTGTGGCGCGCGCTCCGGGCGAGCCTTGCCATTCCAGGCCTGCTGCCGCCGGTGGTCGAGCAGGAGGGGGTTCTGGTCGACGGAGCCATGATGAACAATCTGCCGGCGGATGTGATGGCCGACCTCCAGAGAGGGCCGGTGCTCGGGATCGATGTGGCCCGGGACGCGGCCTTCACCGGTCCAGACGACGCCAGGAAGGCGCCGCTGCTCCGCCGTCTTCTCGGTGTGCCTGCCGACGCTCCGGATATAGTCAGCCTGCTCTACCGCTCGGCAACCATCTCAAGCGAAGCTCAGACGCTCAAGGCACGGGCCCATGCGGCCCACATCATCCACCCGCCTCTCGCCGACGTGCCGCTGCGCGGCTGGGAGCATTTCGAGAAGGTTGTGGAGATCGGCTACCGGCACACGCGCGAACGCATCGAAGCAGGGGCTCTCGAAGGGTTCAAACCCACCTGAGATCGCTCGAACAGCCGGAACACCGCTACGTCTGATGGCTAGCGCATCGTGCGGAAAAGTGGATCCGGTTTTCGCTGACGCGGCCCTCTGGGTCCGCCCCGAACGATGCGCTCTTCAAAGATGCTCTAGCGGGAAGGCTTCGAGACGGAGCGACTTTCGGCGGGCCGCGCCACGCTCAACCTGCCTTTCGCTTGGCCAAAATCATCGCCAAGGGATTGGGCTTCGCTTCCCCGACTCGATGAAGCGTGTTCCGGTCCTGATGGGCAAAAGGCGCGTCCCGGCCATGCACCAGCAGTTCGGTATCGGTCACGTAGCTCCAGCTCCCGTCCGGATGGAAGGTGATCGTGATCTGGTAGCTGTTCGTGCGGAACGCCTGCTCCAGAAAGGTTGTCGAGCAGATGCCATATTCGGTCTGCCCGCGGGTTGCCGTCACGACGATCTCGTTCGAATCGGGTGTCGCCTGCCCCGCCGCGATGGCGACTTGCCCGCGCGGGATGGCGATGGTCTGCATGACGAGGCCGGTGGCCGGCTCCCACAGCCAATAACCGACCTGATCGTGGAAGGTGATGTCCTCTTCCTCGGTCGTGATGTGGATGTGGTAGCGCAGGCCATAGAGCAGTTGTGGTCCGTTCGTCTGCGGGTCGATCGCCTGAAAATCGATGTTTTCGATGAAAACGCGCCGCTCCGGGCCTTCCGCCTTGGGGTTGAGGTCGACGCCCTTGCGCGCGCGCCAGCGCCCCGCCAGCCGCCGCAAGGGGCCCAGATTATTCAGCGTCTCCGGATCGACGTCGCTGGGTTCGGTGAATACGTCCGTGACGGCCGTCATAGGCGAGGGGGTCATGGCGCAACCTCTCTGTTTGCAGCTGGAGGGACAAGCGTACACCCGACAACGATTGTCCGCTGGGGCTGTGGCAGCAACGGCGACCCCGATCATGTCATAGGGCGGTCCGTAGCTGCGAGAGGTCCTGTTTCACTCGCTCGAGTGTGCCGGCCGGATCTGAAACGAGCCTGCGCGAAGCCGCCTGGGACAGGGGCTTAGCGGGATCATCCGTCGGCGAGGTCATGCCTGGATCGAATCATGAATGCCGGTCTGGAGGAATCCCTCGCCCCCAATCTGCCCCGCTTACGTCCGATGCCACATCATCGCTGCCGCGGCCACGAGGAGGCCGAGAACGATGCCGAGCGTTTCCGAGCGGTGCTTCCAGAACCGGTAAGTGGCATAGGAACAGACAAGCGTCGCCAGGAGACCCGCAAGGTCCTGGGTCAGATGGTTCACCTTGGTCGGGCCCTGCAGGGGCGCAGCGCTTTTCCAGCTCTCCACCATCCAGAAGATCGAGAAGACGAACGAGGTCACTCCCGCCACCGAGGGCCACCAGGCAGCCGGCAGGCCGGTTTCCAGGGGATTCACAGCCTCTGATGGAGAGGCGACGGTGGGGAGTTCTTCTAAGGAGCCGGGAGAAGGCAGGGGCACAACAAGTCTTCCGCAATGTTATATCTTGATCTAACATTGCGGAGGGCCGTTGCCACCTCTGGAAACGGAGGGGAATGGCAGCTCGCCGGATGGCGAGCCGCCAGGTTTTACTGTCGATTGTCCTTGGTGTTCTGAGCCTTGTTGTTGTCCTGCTTGCCGGGGTCGATGCGGTTTTTCACCGTGCCGCCCGAACCGCGGACGTGATCGCCGGGATGCTTCTTGCTCTCGCCGGAATTGTCGCCGCTCATCTTGCCTTTACCCATCGGGAGCCTCCTTTGGTGGTGGAGGTTAATGAGCCCCGGAAGTCCGGGTTCCCTCACCAGGGCAGGTGATGGACGAGGCTTGCTCCAGGCCCGAGGACAAGAAAGGCCCAGGCTGACGCCGACGCCATATTGGCGGCCTGGAACAGCACCGGGGGCATCAGGAAAATGCCGGCGATCAGGGCAATCACGGCGCGAATCGGGCCGATGAAGCGCCCGAGAAACACGGCCCAGGGGCCGAAGCGCCGGAAGAAGCTCTCGCTCCGCGCGACAAGCTTGGGATTGCGCGACAGGGGCCAAGTTCGATAGGCGGCCTCTTTGTAGCGCCGGCCGATGGCATAGGAGACCCAGTTCCCGAGAAAGGCGCCGCAGGCTGCTCCTGCCCAAATCTGCCAGAAGGGGACATCGGCCGCGGCCAGCACGAAGCCGACGGTGATCAGGATCGCCGTGGTCGGCAGGAGCAGGGAGACGAAGGCGAGCGACTCGGCAAAGGTCATGAGGCCGAGCACCAGGGGAGCATGGGCCTGATGGGTCTGCACGAACTCCACAATGCTGGCTTTGAGAAACTCGATATCCATCGGGCCGGTGGGTGTCCTGCTGCGGTTGCGTTCCAAGGCCATAAGGCCCCAAGCCCCGGGAACCAACTGCATTCGTGATGGATCGGATCACATCACGCGATTTGAAGCGAAGCGCTTGTTGCGCTAACCGGAAGGCGAAGGGGGCCCGAGCCATGAACGTTCTCTCGATCCAGTCCCACGTCGCCTACGGCCATGTGGGCAATGCCTCAGCCGTGTTTCCGATGCAGCGCCTCGGCGTCGAGGTCTGGCCGATCCATACGGTGCAGTTCTCGAACCACACCGGCTACGGTTCCTGGAAGGGGCGGGTCTTCGACGGTCCGGCCATCGAGGACCTGGTTGAGGGCATCGCCGAGCGCGGCGTTCTCGAACGGTGCGACGGCGTTCTCTCCGGCTATATGGGCTCCGCCGATATCGGCAACGCGATCCTGTCCGCCGTGGCGCGGGTGCGCTCGCTCAATCCGGACGCGCTCTATTGCTGCGATCCGGTGATCGGCGATGTGGGGCGCGGGATCTTCGTGCGTCCGGGCGTTCCGGAATTCATGCGCGAGCAGGCCGTGCCCGCCGCCGACATCATCACGCCCAACCAGTTCGAGCTCGACTACCTGTCGGGCCTGACGACGCAGAGTCTCGACGACGTGAAGCGCGCGATCGCGATCGTGCAAGATCTGGGCCCGAAGGTCATGCTCGTCACCTCCGTCGAGACGAAGGAAACGCCGGCCGACAGCGTGGATCTCATCGCGAGCGCCGAGGGACGCACCTGGCAGGTGCGCACGCCGAAACTCTCCCTGTCCGTCAACGGCGCGGGCGATGCCATCGCGGCGCTGTTCTTCGTGCATTACGCCCGTTCGCGCTCGGCGCCCAAGGCTCTCGCCGAGGCCGCCGCCTCCATCTACGGTCTGCTGAAGCGCACGGAGGAGGCGGGCTCCCGCGAGATCCTGACCATTGCGGCGCAGGATGAGTTCGTGACGCCCTCCCATCGCTTCGAGGCCGTGGAAGTTTGAGACGATCCCAGTCCGCGGATAGGCCGAAGGGCGAAGGCGGCCTCGCTTGCGGTCGGTCTTCGGGCGGTTAGAATGCCCGCCTGAAAGAGGGACCATGAGGATCGGAATGGATCAGGCGACCTCCCTTGCGGCGGTGGCGCTCAACGATGTTGCCATCACCTTCGGGCCGAAAGTCGGTGGCTACACCGCCGTCAGCGGAATCGATCTCTCCGTCCGCCCAGGCGAGTTCGTCGCGATCGTCGGCCCGACGGGCTCGGGCAAGTCCACGATCCTGAACGCGGCGGCCGGCCTGCTGAAGCCGTCCGAGGGCAAGGTGACGATTTTCGGCAACGATCTCGCCGGCCTCAATCTGCGCTCCGGCTATCTCTTCCAGCAGGAAGCGCTGATGCCGTGGAAGACGGCTCTCGACAATGTGGCGGTCGCTCTCGAACCGAAGGGCGTCTCGCACAGCGAGGCCCTGCAGCGTGCACGGGACTGGCTTTCTCGCGTCGGGCTTAAAGCCTTCGTCGACCGCTATCCGCACATGCTCTCCGGCGGGCAGCGCAAGCGCGTCGCGCTGGCGCAGGTGCTGATCCGCGATCCGGAAATCCTGCTCATGGACGAGCCCTTCGGACCGCTCGACGCGCAGACGCGGCAGATCATGGGCAATCTGCTCCTGAGCCTTTGGGCGGCGGACCGCAAGGCGGTGATGTTCGTCACGCACGATCTGGAGGAAGCGATTGCGTTGGCGGATCGCGTGGTGCTGATGTCGGCAGGTCCCGCGGCAGGGATCATCGGCGACTTTCCGGTGACGCTGCCCCGGCCGCGCGACATCGCGGAGGTGCGCATGGAGCCCACCTTCCACCACATCCACAAGGAGATCTGGGCGAGCCTGCGCGTCGAGGTTCAGAAGGCCTACAGCCAGGGGGAGGGAGCGTGATGCCGCGCTTGAAACTGACCGTTCTTCAGATCGGCGTCGGCCTGATGTTTCTGCTGCTATGGCATGTGCTGACCGTCTATCCGATCACCGGAACGGCCAAGCAGGTTCAGTTCTTCTTCTCGACGCCGCTCGATGTTCTGAAACGATGCTGGACGCTCTTCGCCAGCGGGGAGATCTGGAGGCATCTCTGGATCACCCTGGTCGAGACCATTCTGGCTTTTCTGATCGGAGCCGGCGGCGGCATCGTTTTCGGGTTCCTCTTTGCGCGCAAGGAACTGCTTGCCGCCGTCTTCGATCCCTACATCAAGGCGGCGAATGCGCTGCCTCGGGTGGTCCTCGCACCGATCTTCGCCCTGTGGTTCGGCCTCGGCATCTGGTCGAAGGTGGCGCTCGGCTTCACGCTCGTGTTCTTCATCGTGTTCTTCAACGTGTATCAGGGCGTTCGCGAGGTTTCGCCGGTGGTGCTCGCCAATGCGCGCATGCTCGGCATGAACGAGCGTCAGCTTCTGCGCCATGTCTATTGGCCGTCGGCGCTGACCTGGGTGTTCTCGTCGCTGCACACCTCGGTGGGCTTCGCGCTCGTCGGCGCTGTCGTCGGCGAATACCTCGGCTCGTCCGCCGGGCTCGGCTACAAGATCCACGAGGCCGAGAGCGTGTTCGACGTGACGGGCGTCTTCGCCGGCATGCTGATCCTCTCCATCTTCGTGATCCTCATCGACATGCTCGTGACGATGATCGAAAATCGCTTTCTCGTCTGGCGGCCGCAGACGTCCCTGGCCGCGCGCAACTAGCGCATCGTGCGGAAAAGTGGCCCCGGTTTTCCGCCAAACGATGCGCTCTTTAAGGAGTTGAGCATCGGACCCAAAATGGGTCCACTTTTGGGTCCGATGCTCTAGAGTCAACGATTACCCATCACAACAGGGAGAAACGCCATGGAACGCCGTACATTTCTGAAAAGCGCAGGGGCTCTCGGCCTCGCTGCGGCTGTGGGCCCGAATGCCTTCGCGCAGGGAGCGCCGGAAAAGGCGAAGGTGACGCTGGGCGTCGGCGGCAAGCCGCTGCTCTATTATCTGCCCCTCACCATCGCCGAGCGGAAAGGCTTCTTCAAGGAGCAGGGGCTCGAGGTCGAGATCAACGATTTCGGCGGCGGCGCGAAGTCGCTGCAGGCGCTCATCGGCGGCTCCGTCGACGTGGTGACCGGAGCCTACGAGCACACGATCCGCATGCAGGCCAAGGGTCAGGACGTGGTGGCCGTCACGGAGCTCGGGCGCTTCCCGGCCATCGTGATCGCGGCGAAGAAGGACAAGGCCGGGCAGATCAAGTCGGCGGCAGACTTCAAGGGCCTCAAGATCGGCGTGACCGCGCCCGGATCATCGACCGCGCTCACCGCGCAATATGCCATGGTGAAGGCCGGCCTGAAGCCTTCCGATGCCGCCATCATCGGCGTCGGATCGGGCGCCAGTGCGGTGGCTGCGATGAAGAAGGGCGAGATCGACGTGATCTCCCATCTCGATCCGGTGATCGCCAAGCTCGAAGCCGATGGCGACATCCAGATCCTCGTCGACACCCGCACGGAAGCCGGAACCCGCGCGCTCTTCGGCGGCTCGAACCCGGCCGCGACCCTCTACATGAAGAAGGATTTCATCGACAGCAATCCTCAGACCGTGCAGCGCCTCGTCAATGCCTTCGTGAAGACCCTGAAATGGCTTCAGACGGCAAAGCCCGATGACATCGCCGCCACGGTGCCGGAGGAATACTACCTCGGTGACAAGCCGCTCTATCTCAAGGCCGTGCAGAACTCGCTCGAGAGCTATTCGCGCGACGGCATCGTCCAGATGACCGGCATGCAGAGCGTGCTCGACATGCTGCGCCAGCTCGATCCGGAGCTGAAGGAAGCCAAGGTCGATCTCGCCGCGACCTTCAACGACCGGTTCGTGCGTCAGGCCTCGATGTAGGACCGGCGCCTTCTTCCATCCCTCAACGGGCGAGCCTCGAAACACGCGAGAAAATCGAGGCCCGCCCGTATTCGTTCTGTTGACACCGGGCCGTCGGAGAGTACCTCATCCGACCTGACGAATTCTGGAGAGGTCCGATCCGCATGTCCCGCCGCTTTGTCACCTTGGACGTTTTCACGGGCGAGCGCTTCGCCGGAAATCCTCTCGCCGTCGTGCTCGAAGCCGAGGGGCTCGATACGCCGGCGATGCAGAGGATCGCGAAGGAGTTCAATCTCTCCGAGACGGTGTTCGTCCTCCAGCCGTCGGAGCCGCGCCAGCGTGCGGATATCCGCATCTTCACGCCCGTGCGCGAACTGCCCTTCGCGGGCCATCCCACGGTCGGAACGGCCGTGCTCCTGGCGATTCTCGATCAAGGCGGGCAGCCGGGTGCAGTGGCTTTCGGCCTGAAGGAGCAGGTCGGCATCGTCCCATGCGCAGTGGATGTGACGGACGGGACGAGCGGGTCGGCCCGCTTCCGCCTGCCGCGCCTGCCATTCGTCTGGGGCGAGGGCAAGGATTCCACCACCTGCGCCTGGGCGCTCGGCCTCGATCCGACGGAGATCGGCTTCGACCGCCATGTTCCAAGCCGCCATTCGGCCGGCGTCGCCTACGATCTCGTGCCGGTCTCGTCGCTTGATGCTTTGGCAAGATCCAAGCCGCAGGGAGAGGCCTTCGACAAGGCGTTCGGCGACAGCGACCACCCGGCGCCTTATGTCTATGCCCGGATGCCCCAGGCAGATGGTTTGCGCTTCCGCGCCCGCATGTTCGGCCTGGGGATGGGCATCGCCGAGGATCCCGCGACCGGCTCCGCGGCCGCGGCCTTTGCGGGTGCTCTCATGCAATGCGAGCCCTTGGGCGACGGCGAGCACAACATCGTCATCGAGCAGGGTGTCGAGATGGGCCGTCCGAGCGAGATCGCGCTACAGATGACGGTCAAGGGTGGAGAGTTGGTCGCAGCCGAGATCGGTGGGCAGGCCGTGATGGTGAGCCGCGGCGAGATCATCGCGTGAACCGCGCGTTCGAGATCCGGCGCGTCTCGCGCGTCGAGGCCTGCTGCCGGCCGTTCGATTGGGCTTGGCCGAAGCAGAACAGGGCTTTCGTCGAGGAGAACTGGAAGCGCCGCACGGCAGGCACGGCGCTGATGTTCAACGGCCGGGTGCTTCTGCTTCAGGACGTGGCATTCGAGGGCGATGTCTGCCGCAACACCTATTTCGAGGTCGATTACGCGGATTTCGTCGCCTGGATCGACGCCGGCTATCCCGATCCCGCCATCGCCAACGGCTTCGCCATGGGGGCGCTGCGCGGCTCCGACGGTGCCTATATCTGCGGCGTCATGGTAGCGGGCACGGCCAATGCGGGACGGGTCTATTTCCCGGCCGGCACGCCGGATCTGAGCGACCTCAAGCCTGACGGCACCGTCGATCTGGCGACCAGCCTTACCCGGGAACTGGCCGAGGAAACCGGCCTCAGCGAGAGCGATTACCGCGTTGCCGACGAATGGATCATCGTCCAGCGCTGGCCGACCATCGCTCTGTTGCGGCTGGTGACCCTGCCGGTGACGGCGGAGGAGGGGGCAGCGAGGATCCGCGCCAACATCGCGGCTCAGGACGAGCCGGAACTGCAGGATGTGCGGATCGTCCGCGGGACAGAGGACATCGATCCCGAGCGGATGCCGCTCTTCCTGCAATCCTTCTTCGGATGGGCTTTCGAGCATCGGACCTAAAAGTGGAAGCCACTTTTAGGATCCATCCGATGCGTTGGTCAGAGATAGCCGTGACGGGATTTCGTGGCGTTGACCATGCGCACGGCCTCGGCATCGCGCCCGGCGGCACAGGCTGCTTCGGCCTGGCCGAGCTCCCGGTCGACCCGGTTATAGACCGATTAGTTCACATGCCCCATGGAAAGATCGTTGCTCATGACGGCGCGGTAGCGGTCGATCTCGCCCTTGCAGCCCGAGCCTTCCGGCATGCGGAAGCCGGACGGCGTGACGCTGGTGCCGGCAGGGGCGGGGCCCGAGGCGGTCTGGTTGCAGGCGGCTAAGGGCAGCGCAAGCAAACCCGTCAGGCTGAAGGCGAGGATGGCAGTCTTCATCGAAGCAACTCCTTGATGACCTCTGGGGCGAGGAATAAAGGCCAAGCTTCATTCGATCTAGGGCACTTTGCCGATAGACCAGCCCTGCCGCGCTGCGAGTCATAACCCATACGATAGTCGAGCCTCGGCTTTTCATTTGTTTCAAGCGCTTGCCATCTCAGGTGAGCCCCGTTACAAACAAGCCCGTTGTTCGCGGCTTCATGTCCGCGGCCGAGGAGGATTTGGGCAGCGATGATCATCGGCTTCCCCAGCGCAGCGACGAAGGGTTCCGCTTCCGCGGCCGCTCGCGCGCGTCTTCTTGGCCTCCTTCTCCTTAGTCGCCCCTGAGGGTCGGCTGGGCGTCGCCGCCTGGGCTCTCAGGGGTTCTGGACCAGCAGAAACAACCTTGAGCGCTAAAGGATCACTCCCCAAGGCGCCGCTCCCTCCGAGAAGGACTAGAATAATGACCGCTTCCGTATCCGGCTCCTCCAAGGACCGCGTTCTGATCTTCGACACCACCCTGCGCGACGGCGAGCAATGCCCCGGCGCCACCATGACCCTGGAGGAGAAGCTCGAGGTTGCGGAACTGCTCGACACCATGGGCGTCGACATCATCGAGGCAGGCTTCCCCATCGCCTCGAACGGCGATTTCGAGGCCGTCTCCCTCATCGCCAAGCAGGTGAAGCGCGCGACCGTCGCCGGCCTCGCCCGCGCCATCTCGGCCGATATCGCCCGTGCCGGCGAAGCCGTGCGCGACGCGGCCCGGCCCCGCATCCACACCTTCGTCTCGACCTCGCCAATCCATCTGGCGCATCAGATGCGCAAGTCGGAGGAGGAGGTCCTGGAGATCATCACCAACACCGTGACCCAGGCCCGCAACCTGATCGAGGATATCGAGTGGTCCGCCATGGACGCCACCCGCACCCCGATCGACTATCTGTGCCGCTGCGTGGAAGCCGCCATCAAGGCCGGCGCGACCACCATCAATCTGCCCGACACGGTAGGCTATGCCACGCCCGACGAATACCGCGCCATGTTCCGCGCCGTGCGCGAGCGCGTGCCGAATGCCGACAGGGCGGTCTTCTCGGCCCATTGCCACAACGATCTGGGTCTGGCCGTGGCGAACTCCCTGGCGGCGCTGGAAGGTGGCGCCCGGCAGATCGAGTGCACCCTCAACGGCATCGGCGAGCGGGCGGGCAACGCGGCCCTGGAAGAGATCGTCATGGCGATCAAGACGCGCGGCGATGTGCTGCCCTACGAGACGGGGATCGAGGCGACCATGCTGACCCGCGCCTCGAAGCTCGCCTCTGCCGCGACCTCGTTCCCGGTGCAGTACAACAAGGCCATCGTCGGACGGAACGCCTTCGCCCATGAGAGCGGCATCCACCAGGACGGCATGCTGAAGAACGCCCAGACCTACGAGATCATGACGCCGGAAAGCGTCGGCGTGTCCAAGACATCGCTCGTCATGGGCAAGCATTCGGGCCGGGCCGCCTTCCGCAACAAGCTGGAAGAGCTGGGCTACAGCCTCTCCGACAACCAGTTCCAGGATGCCTTCGAGCGGTTCAAGGAACTCGCCGATCGCAAGAAGCACGTCTACGACGAGGATATCGAGGCCCTGGTCGACCAGAACATCGCCATGGCCCATGA
Protein-coding regions in this window:
- a CDS encoding patatin-like phospholipase family protein, whose amino-acid sequence is MTVKGLIDDLSDFDPPLWAGLDPVARLEFQSRLQRIHLPGGAVLFQEGDPADSLYMVMSGALGVSFQGGHGEQRRIARIEPPETVGEMALITNAPRSGTVTALRDSLLLRLAREDFDHLIERWPSVMLYLSRLLADRLRAATHSAPVTFMPTTFALVPVTKGVDATDFAQALLREMRRSQGAGIDLIDAMPSEADESWLYRFEAGHSRVIYVASEPSGHWTERCIRHADHVIFVARPGEPLACDAEALLRTASSWRRHDLVLLQEPDASRPAPAHPSLDGLPIDQRLQLRENNLSDLQRLIRTSSGQAVGLVLAGGGARGFAHLGAIQALREYEIPIDLVGGTSIGALMAATCAIQIGIDEAKALMREAFVTRPPLNDYTLPLVALVRGLKVDARLVAHFGERNIEDLWLPFFCVSSNLTTGTTHVHRKGALWRALRASLAIPGLLPPVVEQEGVLVDGAMMNNLPADVMADLQRGPVLGIDVARDAAFTGPDDARKAPLLRRLLGVPADAPDIVSLLYRSATISSEAQTLKARAHAAHIIHPPLADVPLRGWEHFEKVVEIGYRHTRERIEAGALEGFKPT
- a CDS encoding FABP family protein, whose protein sequence is MTPSPMTAVTDVFTEPSDVDPETLNNLGPLRRLAGRWRARKGVDLNPKAEGPERRVFIENIDFQAIDPQTNGPQLLYGLRYHIHITTEEEDITFHDQVGYWLWEPATGLVMQTIAIPRGQVAIAAGQATPDSNEIVVTATRGQTEYGICSTTFLEQAFRTNSYQITITFHPDGSWSYVTDTELLVHGRDAPFAHQDRNTLHRVGEAKPNPLAMILAKRKAG
- a CDS encoding DedA family protein; the protein is MDIEFLKASIVEFVQTHQAHAPLVLGLMTFAESLAFVSLLLPTTAILITVGFVLAAADVPFWQIWAGAACGAFLGNWVSYAIGRRYKEAAYRTWPLSRNPKLVARSESFFRRFGPWAVFLGRFIGPIRAVIALIAGIFLMPPVLFQAANMASASAWAFLVLGPGASLVHHLPW
- the pdxY gene encoding pyridoxal kinase PdxY, with the translated sequence MNVLSIQSHVAYGHVGNASAVFPMQRLGVEVWPIHTVQFSNHTGYGSWKGRVFDGPAIEDLVEGIAERGVLERCDGVLSGYMGSADIGNAILSAVARVRSLNPDALYCCDPVIGDVGRGIFVRPGVPEFMREQAVPAADIITPNQFELDYLSGLTTQSLDDVKRAIAIVQDLGPKVMLVTSVETKETPADSVDLIASAEGRTWQVRTPKLSLSVNGAGDAIAALFFVHYARSRSAPKALAEAAASIYGLLKRTEEAGSREILTIAAQDEFVTPSHRFEAVEV
- a CDS encoding ABC transporter ATP-binding protein, yielding MDQATSLAAVALNDVAITFGPKVGGYTAVSGIDLSVRPGEFVAIVGPTGSGKSTILNAAAGLLKPSEGKVTIFGNDLAGLNLRSGYLFQQEALMPWKTALDNVAVALEPKGVSHSEALQRARDWLSRVGLKAFVDRYPHMLSGGQRKRVALAQVLIRDPEILLMDEPFGPLDAQTRQIMGNLLLSLWAADRKAVMFVTHDLEEAIALADRVVLMSAGPAAGIIGDFPVTLPRPRDIAEVRMEPTFHHIHKEIWASLRVEVQKAYSQGEGA
- a CDS encoding ABC transporter permease, which translates into the protein MPRLKLTVLQIGVGLMFLLLWHVLTVYPITGTAKQVQFFFSTPLDVLKRCWTLFASGEIWRHLWITLVETILAFLIGAGGGIVFGFLFARKELLAAVFDPYIKAANALPRVVLAPIFALWFGLGIWSKVALGFTLVFFIVFFNVYQGVREVSPVVLANARMLGMNERQLLRHVYWPSALTWVFSSLHTSVGFALVGAVVGEYLGSSAGLGYKIHEAESVFDVTGVFAGMLILSIFVILIDMLVTMIENRFLVWRPQTSLAARN
- a CDS encoding ABC transporter substrate-binding protein; the encoded protein is MERRTFLKSAGALGLAAAVGPNAFAQGAPEKAKVTLGVGGKPLLYYLPLTIAERKGFFKEQGLEVEINDFGGGAKSLQALIGGSVDVVTGAYEHTIRMQAKGQDVVAVTELGRFPAIVIAAKKDKAGQIKSAADFKGLKIGVTAPGSSTALTAQYAMVKAGLKPSDAAIIGVGSGASAVAAMKKGEIDVISHLDPVIAKLEADGDIQILVDTRTEAGTRALFGGSNPAATLYMKKDFIDSNPQTVQRLVNAFVKTLKWLQTAKPDDIAATVPEEYYLGDKPLYLKAVQNSLESYSRDGIVQMTGMQSVLDMLRQLDPELKEAKVDLAATFNDRFVRQASM
- a CDS encoding PhzF family phenazine biosynthesis protein, which produces MSRRFVTLDVFTGERFAGNPLAVVLEAEGLDTPAMQRIAKEFNLSETVFVLQPSEPRQRADIRIFTPVRELPFAGHPTVGTAVLLAILDQGGQPGAVAFGLKEQVGIVPCAVDVTDGTSGSARFRLPRLPFVWGEGKDSTTCAWALGLDPTEIGFDRHVPSRHSAGVAYDLVPVSSLDALARSKPQGEAFDKAFGDSDHPAPYVYARMPQADGLRFRARMFGLGMGIAEDPATGSAAAAFAGALMQCEPLGDGEHNIVIEQGVEMGRPSEIALQMTVKGGELVAAEIGGQAVMVSRGEIIA
- a CDS encoding NUDIX hydrolase produces the protein MNRAFEIRRVSRVEACCRPFDWAWPKQNRAFVEENWKRRTAGTALMFNGRVLLLQDVAFEGDVCRNTYFEVDYADFVAWIDAGYPDPAIANGFAMGALRGSDGAYICGVMVAGTANAGRVYFPAGTPDLSDLKPDGTVDLATSLTRELAEETGLSESDYRVADEWIIVQRWPTIALLRLVTLPVTAEEGAARIRANIAAQDEPELQDVRIVRGTEDIDPERMPLFLQSFFGWAFEHRT
- a CDS encoding 2-isopropylmalate synthase, which translates into the protein MTASVSGSSKDRVLIFDTTLRDGEQCPGATMTLEEKLEVAELLDTMGVDIIEAGFPIASNGDFEAVSLIAKQVKRATVAGLARAISADIARAGEAVRDAARPRIHTFVSTSPIHLAHQMRKSEEEVLEIITNTVTQARNLIEDIEWSAMDATRTPIDYLCRCVEAAIKAGATTINLPDTVGYATPDEYRAMFRAVRERVPNADRAVFSAHCHNDLGLAVANSLAALEGGARQIECTLNGIGERAGNAALEEIVMAIKTRGDVLPYETGIEATMLTRASKLASAATSFPVQYNKAIVGRNAFAHESGIHQDGMLKNAQTYEIMTPESVGVSKTSLVMGKHSGRAAFRNKLEELGYSLSDNQFQDAFERFKELADRKKHVYDEDIEALVDQNIAMAHDRIKLVSLHIVAGTRGPQRATMRLQVDDKIVIEEQEGNGPVDATFNAIKALVPHEAVLELYQVHAVTEGTDAQAEVSVRLSADNRSVTSRAADPDTLVASAQAYLGALNKLMSRGARLHAQHAAE